The genomic segment TTTTTTCTGTTTTTAGATTGATATTTAAATTTACAAAACAAACCGCAAATTGTGAACCATTTTAACAAAATGCCATTTTGACATCATTTCAGCACTTTTGACTTAATTCAGCATGTTGTTTTTAAGCAGAAAAGCAATTAACTCTGCCACATTTTTCATTTTGTACTTCTGAAGAATATTACGTCGGTGGGTTTGAACGGTTAAAAAACTCAAAAACAAATCATCAGCGATTTCTTGAGTAGATTTTCCTTGCGAAAGCAATAAAGCAATATCACGCTCTCTTCTGCTCAGACCCGGAATTCTTTCTAAATCTTCAGACAATGGCTGGCTAATTATGGTTTTCACTTCTTCACTAAAGACGATTTCGCCATCAATAGCTTTGTAAATGCATTCTTTAAACTCATCAAAAGAAGCATTTTTGAGTATATATCCGTTTCCTCCATTCTGGATAAACTGCATCACCAAACTTCTTTCAGAC from the Flavobacterium sp. genome contains:
- a CDS encoding response regulator transcription factor yields the protein MKYKTVIVDDHPIVISGISGLLSDLDNIEIVEKFESGIALLDYIEDNKVDLILMDIFLPVINGVDLCKTIKQKHPKIVIIGMSSQSERSLVMQFIQNGGNGYILKNASFDEFKECIYKAIDGEIVFSEEVKTIISQPLSEDLERIPGLSRRERDIALLLSQGKSTQEIADDLFLSFLTVQTHRRNILQKYKMKNVAELIAFLLKNNMLN